The window ATACAAGCCTCTCAGCTTATCAAGATCATGTTAGCATATTAGCACGTTGCATAATTGGTCAAAAAGTGAAATCGTGACATTGTCCGAAAGTTGATACGATTTTTATGTAATTGGTGAGATTTTATATGACCATTTCTGCATATAGTTTGATAAGAtaagaatgtataaaattgtatgtgatttgtattgtatataaaaacaaattaataatgtgATTGactaacatttgtttttattgttttaagttttatgcTTTAAAATGGTTACTAAAGAATTGTTAAACCATTGATGGCAATTTAGAAGTtatgtaatttgaatatttaaccGTTATTGATAAGTGTATATGTGAAGTTTTATTTAGATAAGGAACATCTGTAAGGCTTTATTTCTGTATGATAAAATACAATTggattttaatagatttatttgcttatgatatacactttttaatttgtCCACATAGTTATGtaattgttttactataaaatttagtTCCGATAACCCTTTTCATGGAAACTTGTAAGCTGTTGTGATAACTACggtttacagtaatatttattttttcatctttaCAGTGCTTCCCACCAAGGTTATATGTGAATGTTTGTATGtaattgttttactataaaatttagtTCCGATAACCCTTTTCATGGAAACTTGTAAGCTGTTGTGATAACTACggtttacagtaatatttattttttcatctttaCAGTGCTTCCCACCAAGGTTATATGTGAATGTTTGTGTGTgattgttttactataaaatttagtTCCGATAACCCTTTTCATGGAAACTTGTAAGCTGTTGTGATAACTACggtttacagtaatatttattttttcatctttaCAGTGCTTCCCACCAAGGTTATATGTGAATGTTTGTGTGTGATTTAATGTTGAAAAAGGTAGATACTGTGGTTTATCTTCCAAAACTATAAATGCCATCACCTTCCTTGTTTCGAGTCAAAAAGGTCTAGGTATATATCTGTCAGGAATGTTTTTGGATGTCTTGGAATTCTGTAACCTGGTTTTGCACCTTATTATTTGCTCATGGCATGAAGCCAATACATCTGGCAAATATGATTGTGAATATGAAACTGCAGTATTTTCTCTGGTCGAAACCATATTAAGGTTTGTAATTGTTTCACTTACAGTGAGAGTGTGAAACACTCGTTATGGGTGAAACATCTTCTAATCATGAACTGAACTATATAGATTAGCTGCAGAGCAGCAATTGGCATATGGTCGTTCTTCAAGGAATGTGGAAATGACACACAAGCTCGTTGTGGCTCGTAATAAAAAAGTATGACTAGTATGCATCTGTTCCACTATCATACCCATTAGAGATAGACATTCAATGGATATTAAGAGTAATCAATGATTAAATTCAACTATACTCAACATAATCAGAATAAAGTTAAAGGAAACTATTgctattacttttttcaaatcaGACTTTATGACAACAAGAACTTTAAAGGAATCTAAAAAAGAATTCATGTAATTCTTTACATATCAAGCCAGACTGCACCATGAATCTGATGATTACATCATTTACACCACTTGAATAAAACTGAATCAAGTGGAAAAGATAACACTTATAGGTTTACTATACTAGTTTTGTGTATGTATGAGTGTATAAACATACGTCTCTGTATGTTTCACTAACGgttattcttattatataggttacttatattaattaatagtttgacattattcatttattcattttacagAGTAGAATGCAGGAGTTTTGAGATTGATATTGTGTTGCAGCTGATGCCCCTGTTTGCCTGTGTGGCTCTGGGTGCTGTGGGCTCTGTCGTGTACCTGGCTCGCCTGGGAATTAAGAACCCTGAGGTCTCCTGGGCCCGCAAGAGCAAGCCCGAGCCCTGGGAGGACTACAGGAGCAAGCAGTACAAGGTAGTCAAAATCACTGTTACTATCTGtagcttaaaaaattaagaatactcAAAACATTAACTTGAATCTACATTGGTCTGTTCTAAATATTGTGgattgaaataataacaaacagACATTTGAAAATCATATTAGATTTGACGTTCTTCATTAAGGCTTATagcactaattatcaaaagaacaGACAAAATTGTCattcaaagtttaattttgtactttcattatgaagaatattttttgcATGAAACATAGCCTTGTTTATCAcagtttaaacatttcaaaacactTATACGATcccataaaaataaacacaacagtATGTAATGAGAGAAGTTTTTCATGTTAAGTGCATTCTCCATATAGTACGGTTTACACCTTCCCGGCCATGAGACTTGAATAAACTCGTGTGGCCCAATGCCACTGTAAGTGAAACTCAAATTAACTTGCTCTACTTTACGAACTTTAGCTGATAAGTGAGGCTTTCTAGTGGTAATATCCTGAAGCCATCGAATGCCTTAGTAACTTGTTAGtaactgaatatttatatttcattttggaTCTTGCAATggattttgtttaaaagaaaatttggaTTATGCTGTTTTTGTATTTATCTCTTAATTTTAAGTTGGGGTCAATCTGTATGAAATCATTCAATGACGGTTGTTtgaccattttaaaactttttcctttttttatacatttttaccatactcataagaggttaaaaaatgatttttaatgaattttatctttcattgtttttTGCGTGGTGGCCATTTTTGTTCACGGGAATCCAGCAATTTTTGGGGTTGCAGACATTAGCATTAAATTGATTATCTCTGGATTGTATTAGACTAGAGCCTTCAAACCAACATCATTCTTTTCAGAAAGATGTGTTCTACAATATTTGTCATCTTCTTTATAGCTCTAAATGCGaagttttattccaaaaatagccTCCAAAGTTTGGTGTTAAAAATTGGAAAATCTAACTTTTTGGAAGcttaaccctatgcactcgaaggcagtatttataatttgtccttgagCCCGTATGGCCAGCTCTACCGGCCGCTACCATTTTGTGGGAAGCGCAGATTAATTTTGCTGTAATGTTATTTCAGCTTGTATGTCCAGCTATACTGTTCAAGATATAATACGTCCATAACTCGTAAGAACAGCACCACTGGCAACTAAACATAGCATTTGTTTTCTagtattctctttgttttataatgaatggtgagtgctATAACCTATCGAGCAGcattattttgaagtaatttttaagtaaagcagtaaattttaaattagcctataattcttctctaaacattgactgCAAATAAGACAAATAACGTgtagtgggcctatacactgaagtGATTGAAACATAGAAAGTGTTACTAGAAGAtgtgtgctaactattcttgactacaaataggtatttatttttaaaagtcttattctgtaaaaaatgtaaagactaaAGAAATTTTAGAACAGGTTTAAATGCCTGACAAAATGTTATAAGTCTCTTTTGAAACAGACCAATCTGTATTTCTTTCAGGGTATTACCACTAGAAAACAGCACTTATTAGCTAATATCAGTATAAAGTAGAGCAAATCGATTAGTAAGAGTAATTTCACTTACAGTGACATTGAGCCactaaatctataaattttatgtCTATTTATGTATGTGTTGTGTTGtctataaatgttttcttactgtGACTGGTATATTGTTCAATAACTTGATAGCAGAGTAAGGGTATTACTTCTGGGCCAGACTCCAGACAAGTGAGGTTTATCCAGATTCAAGTTGTTCCTGATTTTATAACTACTGTATGCTGATCGTCTCATTTACTGAAGACTCTTTAACATGTTCGCTGCGGGCGGTAACTCTCGTTACCGCTGATACGCTGTGCTATGAGTGGGTGGTAACTGTGGTTACCACAGagcctttgttctgaaatgaggtcagtgtgcGGCCAGCGCTCGAGCTATCACAACGATATATTTCTCGCTCCACGGGAGGTACTTTTCCCGCATTTTTGCACTTCGTTTTCAcattagactttttcattatttttaataatttttaatgtttttataatagtaaGTGGTTGTGCAACACAATGCATCTTCCCCCGGGACCAAGTGGTTTACAATAACCAAGTTCAAAGCGTACAACAGAGCCAGTATTGAGTTCAAACAATGAGGATGACAACATGGACGATGTGGAGTACGAGATGTACTCGGAAGTTGAGGATTCTGATTACGAGACCAACCCACGCCAATGGAGCTCTCACAACTggattggaatacatttttataaacttatgtactacaatatttttgtataatttcaagtaaacatttaaatatattttcttataattactcaccacatttttgtaaataataactgaatttgtgTGTGTTAGCggagatttatataaactttttcacatttttataaacttttacattcattttggtttttacaTTTACGTACAAATGTTGTTTGTATGTGtctaaaacaaatcaaatacaatttacttagctacaatgtattcatttggaatattcccaCTGCCATAAAAGGGCGTTCCCTTGTGCGAGCAGTAACTAGAGTTACTAGCTGGCAAGGAAGACTGTCCTCAGGAGCTAGCGGTAACCACAGTTACCGCATTCCCAGAATGGTAGAGAGTGATAACTTTTGTGATTTatgagtaatttattttcatatatttctatcatGTTCATCCAAAAgcaagtaaaaatgtatttaaaaaaatttcagcaTATAAGGAACTCTATATAGAgatttttagcagcgaacgtgttagGTTGTTAGTAAAGAAGTTTTCTTTAAGTTGTGCCAACACACTGAACACATATAAGTGTTACTTATAAGTGTGTCTTAAGTGTGTTCTTACTAACCACTGTAAGAATGCCAAGTTATATGAATATAGGTTAACAGTGGTCTCTGTATCCAGCAGATACCAGGATTCTAACCGCATTCTTCTGGAGTTGTATATCTTGCATCCTCACAGAATGACCAAGAGCGTTGATAACCTAAGTTTTTTTCGCACAAAAAATCCTGGATGAAGAGTCCATGGCTGTGGAAAAGTGCATGGTGTATGGTCTCCAAACAAGACTTAGGACTTAAAAGGCCTACGTTTTCTCAGAAGGAACACTTTTCGTGAAAGTTTCACCCATACTTAACTAAAGTCTTCACTCCCAACTGAGCTTGTCCACCAAGTAAAAGCGTACACAAGAGAGTCTCAAGTTATCTTATTTAATTTCTCTGTCTCATAACAGAGTCTTgagtatgttaattttaatttgatttgtggTAAAGCAGTCTCTGACCAACTCTTACATATTCTGCATCTATCGCCATTTGTTCATGATCCTTTCCCCCTGTGAGTAAGGTGGTGTAAACTGTATTGAGTAATTTATGCCCTTAGGCTGAAATCATTGATCATCACTGTAATGTAATGAGGTTAGAGCCTTGTGGTAAACCATGAGTAATAATCATCAAGCCAGACAGTCCATGAACATCCTAActtttagaaataaacatttttcacagTATTTAAGATTTCTTTACAACTAACTGCTttccaattttcaaatataatcaaatatcaAATGAAGTATGTTGAATAAAGAGGGCAAAGGGTCAATCTGTAGCAGTGTTAGTTTAGCTACTATATCTGGCTgatcttaacaaatttaattgttgaaatcATCGGGATTATCAGTTTTAAGTCTAGTGCTTGTTTGCTGATGGCTGTTCACTAATTACCGGAACGACTTTCAAGCGTTTGTAACTTGCTTGATAACATCTCCATTATGATGCATTTTGGTTTCTTTTACCTTGGTATTCTCTTTTTACTCTTTTGATATTTAGTGTAATATCTATTTTTGAAAAAGACCTCATTGGCGATTTAGTAGTGATAATGGATCAAGTCAACAAATGCACATATCCTAGCAAGGTCAACTGTGTCAACAGCTTACTTCATTATTTATTAGAACATTATTTGCACATCTAGGCTTAAGCCTATATTTGTTGTGTATATTTGGGACAGACACTGGATATAAGTGGTTAAACTGTGGTAAAAGCTTTGAAAGCTACCTTAGGGTGTTCAACATGGTCCAGAGACTGCAAATCCACTTTACTAAGCTCTTATAAGTGGTAAGTTATTTTCATCAACAGGTCTCTTTTCAATAAAGAACGTACCATATaatgtatgatatttttcttactttgtatgtttttacttttaagattACATCCCCGTGGTTGGCAACAGCAGGTTCTGTAACATCTATCTCATAATTCCAGGAGTTGATATTTGTAGCTGAAGTTTCCAGATTTGCCATATGACAGGAAGGAATGCTAAAAGTAATACATAGATCATACTTGTGCGGTGGGGCAAAAAATACAACCTTCTCTGTTGAAGGATGTTCTAAATAgcatattttttgttacattctaTTTGTGAAGATAATTGGAGACTAATAAAGATGTCAAGTAATATACACTGAATAAACAATAATGGAACAGGGGAGACTTACGGTCAGGAAATGATTGATAGGAAGGATCTGGAATCCATCTCCAACCTGTAGTATAGGAAGACCAAACCAGTATTACATGTGGTTCTGAAGGTGATtgtatatcttatatattttgtatcagAGCTAACATACATAAATACTCTGCAACGTAATAGACAATATTACGTATGAATATGTAACTTCCGttgta of the Homalodisca vitripennis isolate AUS2020 chromosome X, UT_GWSS_2.1, whole genome shotgun sequence genome contains:
- the LOC124368923 gene encoding cytochrome c oxidase subunit NDUFA4 produces the protein MQGLSLKSLKHHIALMPLFACVALGAVGSVVYLARLGIKNPEVSWARKSKPEPWEDYRSKQYKFYSPNIDYSKLESPAPKY